A single genomic interval of Adhaeribacter pallidiroseus harbors:
- a CDS encoding T9SS type A sorting domain-containing protein, with amino-acid sequence MKKIFTRASLIFLVSFHFAGSSFAQESFSKVWDKTYGGSKADILQVHQPTKDGGYILGGSSDSPVSGTKTVDIKGKQDFWIIKIDAAGNKQWDKTFGGSGSDYLQAIQQTSDGGFIVGGSSDSPVSGDRTAATAGKQDYWVLKLDASGNKTWDKAYGSTSNDFLKSLAQTKDGGYILGGTSDSPVGGKIGFNKTAASKGEHDYWLVKIDALGAKKWDKTFGGSSFDYLQAVQQTTDGGYMLGGHSYSPVSGNKSTASKGYGDFWVLKTDTDGNLEWDKTLGGNLDEIFTAMVPTKDGGYLVGGISKSAVSGDKTEASRGFGDYWLVKLDASGTKKWDKTIGGKNNDYLQNLIATTDGGFMLGGTSSSPISGDKTSASNGNADFWIVQTNANGVKIWDKTLGGSGYDNLQSLQQTAAGTYVLAGTSNSATGTDKTAASKGETDFWLMNISSEEPKGPTIINQKVESFTLVNADTELDILTITDGMTLNLATLPTRNLNIRTNTSTNTVDSVSFRLSGPETRNYAEAVAPFVLFGTVGKNYNAWVPTLGNYQLESQIYSAATDSDTVGTPLAISFSVIDQKDTTQTQLPVASAGSDITITLPSNTVSLNGSAIDTDGTIASYSWSQVSGPTTASFNSKVIAKPIVGSLVTGTYVFSLVAIDDKNNTSAADQVTVTVNANVAGPIASAGDDQTITLPSSTVSLNGSGTDAAGNTISLYTWSQVSGPSTASFNSKIIAKPIVGSLIAGTYVFSLVVTNNQSVVSKADQVTIKVNNSVVTPSSLVFTLVNADTDKDIITIKEGTIVNLATLPTKNLNIRIDAYPMTVKSIKLALSGRWTVNKTEAAPYTLFGDEKNSDGSTNFAGVVFPLGDYTLKATPYAGTNASGTMGTPLTINFKVINQATSTVSTLPTSATATNSNSSVTANTVSLSSYPNPFQAQTTIQFTFAQEEEYKLEVYDLSGNLVSRLKAAKAIAGENVQVTWDASQNKEGIYVIRLTTKNAVQHLRVVRGK; translated from the coding sequence ATGAAAAAAATTTTTACTCGCGCTTCTCTTATCTTTTTAGTTTCTTTCCATTTTGCCGGAAGCAGCTTTGCTCAAGAAAGCTTCTCTAAAGTTTGGGATAAAACTTACGGTGGAAGTAAAGCCGATATCCTGCAAGTGCATCAACCAACCAAAGATGGCGGCTATATTTTAGGAGGTAGCTCTGATTCTCCGGTTAGTGGCACTAAAACAGTTGATATTAAAGGAAAACAAGATTTTTGGATTATAAAAATAGATGCTGCTGGTAATAAACAATGGGACAAAACTTTTGGGGGAAGTGGCTCTGATTACTTACAAGCCATCCAGCAAACCAGTGATGGCGGCTTTATCGTGGGTGGAAGTTCCGATTCTCCCGTAAGTGGCGACAGAACCGCCGCCACCGCTGGAAAACAAGATTACTGGGTACTAAAGTTAGATGCTTCTGGCAACAAGACCTGGGATAAAGCTTATGGCAGCACGTCAAACGACTTTTTGAAATCTTTGGCGCAAACTAAAGATGGTGGTTACATTTTAGGTGGTACTTCGGATTCACCTGTTGGCGGCAAAATCGGATTTAATAAAACAGCCGCCTCCAAAGGAGAGCATGATTACTGGTTAGTTAAAATAGATGCCTTAGGAGCAAAGAAATGGGATAAGACCTTTGGGGGCAGCAGTTTCGATTATTTACAAGCAGTGCAGCAAACCACTGACGGTGGCTACATGTTAGGTGGTCATTCGTATTCTCCTGTAAGCGGTAACAAATCAACTGCTTCTAAAGGATACGGAGATTTTTGGGTACTAAAAACCGACACTGACGGAAATTTAGAATGGGATAAAACCTTAGGTGGCAACTTAGATGAAATTTTTACTGCGATGGTACCTACCAAAGATGGTGGTTACCTGGTGGGCGGAATTTCAAAATCGGCAGTGAGCGGTGATAAAACCGAAGCATCCAGAGGCTTCGGAGATTATTGGTTAGTTAAATTAGATGCTTCCGGTACTAAAAAGTGGGATAAAACAATAGGTGGCAAAAACAACGATTATTTACAAAATCTAATTGCGACTACAGATGGTGGCTTTATGCTGGGCGGAACCTCCAGCTCACCAATTAGTGGTGATAAAACCTCAGCTTCTAATGGCAATGCTGATTTTTGGATTGTTCAAACTAATGCTAATGGCGTTAAAATATGGGACAAAACACTTGGAGGCTCTGGCTACGATAATCTACAATCTTTGCAACAAACAGCTGCCGGAACTTACGTTTTAGCCGGAACTTCTAATTCTGCTACCGGAACGGACAAAACAGCTGCTTCCAAAGGAGAAACTGATTTTTGGTTAATGAACATTTCCTCTGAAGAACCAAAAGGGCCCACAATAATCAATCAAAAAGTTGAAAGTTTCACGCTGGTAAATGCCGACACGGAGCTGGATATACTTACTATCACCGATGGTATGACGCTGAATCTGGCTACTTTGCCTACCCGTAACTTAAATATTCGGACGAATACCTCCACCAATACGGTAGATAGCGTTTCGTTTCGTTTAAGTGGTCCTGAAACCAGAAATTATGCCGAAGCGGTTGCTCCTTTCGTTTTATTTGGTACAGTTGGTAAAAACTACAATGCCTGGGTACCAACCTTAGGAAATTACCAATTGGAAAGTCAAATTTATTCTGCTGCTACGGATTCGGATACGGTAGGTACTCCTTTAGCCATATCTTTCTCCGTAATTGATCAAAAAGATACTACTCAAACCCAACTGCCAGTTGCTTCGGCTGGCTCCGATATTACGATCACCCTTCCTTCTAACACGGTATCTTTAAACGGATCTGCCATTGATACCGATGGCACTATTGCGAGCTACTCCTGGTCTCAGGTAAGCGGCCCAACTACAGCCAGTTTTAACAGTAAAGTAATAGCAAAGCCAATAGTGGGCAGCTTAGTTACCGGAACTTATGTATTTAGCCTGGTAGCCATTGATGATAAAAATAACACCAGCGCCGCTGACCAAGTAACGGTTACCGTGAATGCCAATGTAGCAGGACCTATTGCGTCGGCGGGTGATGATCAAACCATTACGCTGCCTTCCAGCACGGTAAGCTTAAACGGATCAGGAACGGATGCTGCCGGTAATACGATCTCCTTGTATACCTGGAGCCAGGTAAGCGGACCATCTACTGCCAGCTTTAATAGTAAAATAATTGCTAAACCAATAGTAGGTAGTTTAATAGCCGGTACTTACGTTTTTAGCTTAGTAGTTACTAATAATCAAAGTGTAGTTAGTAAAGCTGACCAGGTAACCATTAAAGTAAATAACAGCGTTGTTACTCCTTCTTCTTTAGTATTTACTTTGGTGAATGCCGATACCGACAAAGACATCATAACGATAAAAGAAGGAACTATAGTAAACTTAGCTACTTTACCTACAAAAAATTTAAATATTCGGATTGATGCTTACCCAATGACCGTTAAAAGCATCAAACTAGCTTTATCTGGCAGATGGACCGTAAATAAGACAGAAGCTGCTCCGTACACTTTGTTCGGTGATGAAAAAAACAGTGATGGCAGCACTAACTTTGCCGGAGTAGTGTTTCCTTTAGGCGATTATACTTTAAAAGCGACTCCTTACGCTGGTACAAACGCTAGTGGTACAATGGGCACCCCACTCACTATTAACTTTAAAGTAATCAATCAAGCAACCAGCACGGTGTCTACGTTACCCACCAGTGCCACAGCCACTAATTCAAATTCTTCCGTAACCGCAAACACGGTTAGTCTAAGCAGTTATCCCAATCCATTTCAGGCTCAAACAACTATCCAGTTTACTTTTGCTCAGGAAGAAGAGTATAAGCTTGAAGTTTACGATTTAAGTGGAAATTTAGTAAGCCGCCTAAAAGCAGCTAAAGCCATTGCCGGTGAAAATGTTCAGGTAACCTGGGATGCCAGCCAAAACAAAGAAGGCATTTACGTGATACGGTTAACTACTAAAAATGCCGTTCAGCATTTACGAGTGGTGCGGGGCAAATAA
- a CDS encoding L-fucose dehydrogenase, translating to MNLELKDRIIVVTGGAKGIGAAIAQVLAKEGAMPIIIGRNESDNLAMVQEIRNAGGKADQIVAELTDPEASRLAIETIITRYQQIDGLVNNAGVNDSVGLEHGNYEKFMLSLHRNVVHYYLMAHYALPALKKSKGAIVNISSKTAETGQGNTSAYAAANGGRNALTREWAVELLPFSIRVNALVVAEAYTPLYEEWIKTFPNPEEKLKAITDKIPLEKRMTTAEEIANMVVFLLSPKSSHTTGQLIHVDGGYVHLDRAL from the coding sequence ATGAATCTGGAATTAAAAGATAGAATTATAGTAGTTACCGGGGGAGCTAAAGGTATTGGAGCGGCTATTGCGCAGGTACTTGCTAAGGAAGGCGCCATGCCCATTATTATTGGCAGAAATGAATCGGATAATTTGGCCATGGTTCAAGAAATAAGAAATGCCGGGGGCAAAGCCGATCAAATAGTAGCGGAATTAACTGATCCGGAAGCTAGCAGATTAGCCATAGAAACGATTATAACGCGTTACCAACAAATTGATGGTCTAGTAAACAATGCGGGGGTAAACGATAGTGTTGGTTTAGAACATGGCAACTACGAGAAATTTATGCTATCGCTGCACCGGAATGTTGTCCATTATTATCTAATGGCCCATTATGCACTCCCGGCCTTAAAAAAAAGTAAGGGTGCTATTGTAAATATTAGTTCTAAAACAGCGGAGACAGGACAGGGCAATACCTCTGCTTATGCGGCGGCAAATGGCGGCCGAAATGCCTTAACCCGGGAGTGGGCCGTGGAACTATTACCTTTCAGTATTCGGGTGAATGCATTAGTTGTTGCGGAAGCCTATACACCGCTGTACGAAGAGTGGATTAAAACATTTCCAAACCCAGAAGAAAAATTAAAAGCAATTACAGATAAAATTCCCTTGGAAAAACGCATGACTACTGCCGAAGAGATTGCTAACATGGTAGTTTTTTTGCTGTCTCCCAAATCAAGCCATACCACGGGGCAACTCATTCACGTAGATGGCGGGTATGTGCACTTAGATCGGGCTTTGTAG
- a CDS encoding nucleotidyltransferase family protein, with product MNAAPSLVILAAGLGSRFGSLKQLEGFGPHGETIIDYSIYDAVKAGFGKMVFVIRKSLEKDFTATVLSRIPDKIPVELAFQELSKVPGNLPVPETRQKPWGTGHALWSVASQVQEPFAVINADDFYGFTSFQQMADFLKNSYHFTGSKPAWCLAGYPLENTLSVNGSVSRAICQVDENNLLQAIRELKEIFKNNDQIVAHVSADNDLLLTGQEKVSMNFWGFTPAIFPLLDSYLQQFLKEQRHSEKAEFYLSEAVNQMLIENLATVKVLTAAEQWMGVTYPEDKAVVKQQLGALLAQKIYPNPLWNSI from the coding sequence ATGAATGCAGCACCTAGTTTAGTAATACTGGCCGCCGGTCTGGGCAGTCGTTTTGGAAGCCTGAAGCAACTGGAAGGTTTTGGGCCCCACGGTGAAACAATTATTGATTATTCTATTTACGATGCCGTTAAAGCTGGTTTCGGCAAAATGGTGTTTGTTATAAGAAAAAGTCTGGAAAAAGATTTTACCGCAACCGTACTTTCCCGGATACCGGATAAGATTCCGGTAGAATTGGCATTTCAGGAATTAAGTAAAGTGCCTGGGAATCTACCCGTACCGGAAACCCGGCAAAAGCCCTGGGGAACGGGCCATGCTTTATGGTCAGTGGCGAGCCAGGTACAGGAACCGTTTGCCGTTATTAATGCCGATGATTTTTATGGCTTTACGTCTTTCCAGCAAATGGCCGATTTTTTAAAAAATTCTTACCATTTTACCGGGTCCAAACCAGCATGGTGCTTAGCGGGTTATCCCTTAGAGAATACGCTCTCTGTAAACGGCAGTGTTTCCCGAGCTATTTGCCAAGTAGATGAAAACAATTTGCTACAAGCAATAAGGGAATTAAAAGAAATTTTTAAAAATAATGACCAGATTGTAGCGCACGTATCGGCGGACAATGATTTGCTCTTAACGGGCCAGGAAAAAGTTTCTATGAATTTCTGGGGTTTTACGCCGGCTATTTTTCCGCTATTGGATAGTTACTTGCAGCAGTTTTTGAAAGAACAAAGGCACTCTGAAAAAGCCGAGTTTTATTTATCTGAGGCCGTTAATCAAATGCTAATTGAAAATTTGGCAACTGTAAAAGTGCTTACCGCTGCAGAGCAATGGATGGGTGTTACGTACCCCGAAGATAAAGCTGTTGTAAAACAGCAATTAGGTGCCTTGTTAGCTCAAAAAATTTACCCCAACCCTTTATGGAATTCCATTTAG
- a CDS encoding glycerate kinase family protein, whose amino-acid sequence MHIVIAPNAFKHSLSGMAVARAIKTGLEESGLQATYSLFPIADGGEGMMEILVNYWQGTYQTVWVQDPLGRPIEAMFGLVNQGKTAIIELAQASGLKHVTHTERNPLKASTYGTGQVIKAALAGGATQFLIGLGNSATVDGGTGLLQALGARFYDKNDQLMPVGAAPLAQLARVDLTDLDPQLISGNITVVCDVDNPLLGEYGAARVFGPQKGADAAMVEILEAGLAQLAAVTQLQLSKNIAALPHGGAAGGTAASLAAFLNAKLVAGTEYILKKTHFKELLQKAGLLITAEGGLDEQTLAGKGPYGVAKLAKNLKIPVIVLAGQIPAAIDLNRFTYFDAVFPIGTGPVTLAEALAQTTVNLNRTACQIGKLLQMSFRKQV is encoded by the coding sequence ATGCATATTGTAATTGCACCCAATGCATTTAAACACAGTTTGTCCGGCATGGCCGTTGCAAGGGCTATTAAAACGGGGTTGGAAGAAAGCGGATTACAAGCTACTTATAGTCTCTTTCCGATTGCCGATGGGGGAGAAGGCATGATGGAAATACTGGTAAACTATTGGCAAGGTACTTACCAAACAGTTTGGGTACAGGACCCACTGGGTAGACCCATAGAAGCAATGTTTGGATTAGTGAATCAAGGTAAAACCGCTATTATTGAACTGGCTCAAGCTTCTGGCCTGAAGCATGTAACCCATACCGAACGGAACCCATTAAAAGCTTCCACTTACGGCACCGGGCAAGTGATAAAAGCGGCCTTAGCTGGTGGGGCAACCCAATTTTTAATAGGTTTGGGTAACAGTGCTACCGTAGATGGCGGAACAGGTTTGCTGCAAGCTCTAGGTGCCCGGTTCTACGATAAAAATGATCAATTAATGCCAGTTGGTGCAGCACCTTTAGCCCAATTAGCCCGCGTAGATTTAACGGATTTAGACCCCCAATTAATTTCCGGAAATATAACCGTAGTGTGCGACGTGGACAATCCCTTGCTTGGCGAATACGGCGCTGCCCGGGTTTTTGGTCCGCAGAAAGGTGCGGATGCGGCTATGGTAGAAATATTAGAAGCGGGACTGGCTCAACTGGCCGCTGTGACCCAGCTGCAACTAAGCAAAAATATAGCAGCATTGCCGCATGGCGGAGCTGCCGGCGGAACTGCCGCCAGCTTGGCCGCCTTCTTAAACGCAAAATTAGTAGCCGGTACCGAATACATTTTAAAAAAGACTCATTTTAAGGAATTACTACAAAAGGCTGGCTTGCTAATAACAGCCGAAGGTGGCCTGGATGAACAAACGCTGGCCGGCAAAGGACCTTATGGCGTGGCTAAGCTTGCTAAAAATTTAAAAATTCCGGTTATTGTTTTAGCCGGGCAAATTCCAGCTGCTATAGATTTAAACCGATTTACGTATTTCGATGCTGTTTTCCCGATCGGAACCGGGCCGGTAACATTAGCAGAAGCTTTAGCACAAACTACGGTAAATTTAAATCGAACGGCTTGCCAAATTGGTAAATTATTGCAAATGTCTTTCAGAAAGCAGGTATAA
- a CDS encoding D-2-hydroxyacid dehydrogenase — translation MKIAFLDTKTLGDVPNLEKLQDFGEVQYYSTTLPSETLSRVQDRDIVITNKVVLDKATLEKCPHLKLICVAATGMNNIDLSAAQDLKIQVKNAVDYSTSSVAQLTFAILLQLINNVTYFDNYVKSGAYSQSDIFTHLGPSYEELGGKQFGVIGFGTIGRQVARIAAAFGARVVYYSTSGKNNNPDYQRLELNEFLATCDIISIHAPLTYQTRNLIAYPELQNMKPSALLLNVGRGGIIEEADLARALNENLIAGAGLDVFSAEPVKPDNPLLHLNNPAKVVLTPHIAWASREARLLLMNKVIQNIQVFLET, via the coding sequence ATGAAAATTGCTTTTTTAGATACCAAAACACTGGGCGATGTTCCTAACCTGGAAAAATTGCAAGACTTTGGGGAGGTACAGTATTATTCTACGACATTACCATCCGAAACTTTAAGCCGGGTGCAAGACCGGGACATAGTCATCACAAATAAAGTAGTGCTGGATAAGGCCACTCTGGAAAAATGTCCGCATCTGAAACTAATATGTGTGGCCGCTACCGGCATGAATAATATTGATTTAAGCGCGGCTCAGGATTTAAAAATTCAAGTTAAAAACGCCGTTGATTACTCTACCAGCAGTGTTGCGCAACTTACCTTTGCCATATTGCTGCAATTAATAAACAATGTTACTTATTTTGATAATTATGTTAAATCAGGTGCATATTCCCAATCTGATATTTTTACGCACCTGGGACCTAGTTATGAGGAATTAGGCGGAAAACAGTTTGGTGTTATTGGTTTCGGAACTATTGGCCGGCAGGTTGCCCGGATTGCTGCTGCTTTTGGTGCCAGGGTGGTTTACTATTCTACGTCGGGTAAAAACAACAACCCGGATTACCAACGCCTGGAACTAAATGAATTTTTGGCCACCTGTGACATTATTTCAATTCATGCGCCATTAACTTACCAAACACGCAACCTGATTGCTTATCCGGAATTGCAAAACATGAAACCCTCGGCCTTGTTGCTTAACGTTGGCCGGGGCGGCATAATAGAAGAAGCCGATTTGGCGCGAGCCTTAAACGAAAATCTGATTGCCGGAGCAGGTTTAGATGTGTTTTCCGCCGAGCCCGTAAAACCCGATAATCCGTTATTACACCTGAACAATCCTGCTAAAGTGGTACTAACGCCCCACATAGCCTGGGCCAGCCGCGAAGCACGCCTATTACTAATGAACAAAGTAATTCAGAACATCCAAGTATTTTTGGAAACTTGA
- a CDS encoding YdeI/OmpD-associated family protein: MNPEIAVSYTSTINRLPHLGGHYLEVTPAIMAQLNAKPGARLICQVNQIITFPCGLVALGNGCAYILLSAKRLKEAALKLNQEVTVNLKPDLSPYGMEMPEELAALLEQDEVGKIRFEQLTPGKQRTLMYSITAVKNPQLRVDRTIRYIENLKKQPPGKESVSRILA; this comes from the coding sequence ATGAACCCGGAAATAGCAGTTTCTTATACCAGTACCATTAATCGTTTGCCGCACTTGGGTGGTCATTACTTGGAGGTTACTCCGGCTATAATGGCGCAGCTAAACGCGAAACCCGGAGCGCGATTGATTTGCCAGGTAAATCAAATTATTACTTTTCCGTGCGGCCTGGTTGCACTGGGTAATGGCTGTGCCTATATACTATTAAGCGCCAAACGCCTGAAGGAAGCTGCATTAAAGCTTAATCAGGAAGTTACGGTTAATCTAAAACCAGATTTAAGCCCTTATGGTATGGAAATGCCCGAGGAACTTGCCGCCTTATTAGAACAAGACGAAGTTGGTAAAATTCGCTTTGAACAATTAACGCCCGGCAAGCAACGTACGCTCATGTATTCCATAACTGCGGTTAAAAACCCACAATTGCGCGTTGATAGAACTATTCGCTACATCGAAAATTTAAAAAAACAGCCGCCAGGCAAAGAATCCGTAAGCCGTATTTTAGCATAA
- a CDS encoding malate:quinone oxidoreductase, with translation MTNNDNITKENPDVILIGAGIMSATLGMMIKVLEPDVTVEIFERLDVAAAESSDAWNNAGTGHSAFCELNYTPEKPDGSIDTSKAVGIAESFEISKQFWAFLIQNNLINLPESFIRRIPHMSFVWGEKNVEYLKKRHAALTKCPLFKGMQYSDEVAQLRAWMPVIMEGRDPAQKVAATRMEIGTDVNFGALTRCMFDYLKEQDGVKIHFHHEVRKLKKTEDGRWQIKVKDLATEEKRKLNARFVFIGAGGGSLPLLEKSEIPEGKGFGGFPVSGQWLVCTNPEVINRHQAKVYGKAAVGSPPMSVPHLDTRIINGEKALLFGPYAGFSTKFLKQGSYFDLPLSIKANNLRPMIIAGFKNIPLTRYLINQVRQSPEDRLASLREFVPQARKEDWKLETAGQRVQVIKKDAKQGGVLEFGTEVVSAADGSIAALLGASPGASTAVSIMLSLLQRCFPERFNTEKAQTKIKQMIPSYGESLDKDAALLQEVRNMTSEVLGIKETEPVQI, from the coding sequence ATGACTAATAACGATAATATAACAAAAGAAAATCCGGATGTAATATTAATCGGGGCCGGAATCATGAGTGCCACCTTGGGCATGATGATTAAGGTATTGGAACCCGATGTTACCGTAGAAATTTTTGAACGCTTAGACGTAGCTGCCGCCGAGAGTTCAGATGCCTGGAATAACGCGGGCACGGGCCACTCCGCTTTCTGCGAATTAAATTACACTCCCGAAAAACCAGATGGTTCCATTGATACTTCCAAAGCCGTAGGCATAGCCGAGTCTTTTGAAATATCTAAACAATTTTGGGCTTTCCTGATTCAGAACAATTTAATAAACTTACCGGAGTCTTTTATCCGGCGTATTCCGCACATGAGCTTTGTATGGGGCGAAAAAAATGTGGAATATTTAAAAAAACGCCACGCCGCGCTTACCAAATGCCCTTTGTTTAAAGGCATGCAGTACTCCGATGAGGTGGCGCAGCTCCGCGCGTGGATGCCCGTAATTATGGAAGGCCGCGATCCGGCGCAAAAAGTAGCGGCCACCCGTATGGAAATTGGTACCGACGTAAACTTTGGGGCGCTTACCCGGTGCATGTTTGATTATCTAAAAGAACAAGACGGCGTTAAAATCCACTTTCATCACGAGGTTCGCAAACTAAAGAAAACCGAAGATGGCCGGTGGCAGATTAAAGTAAAAGATTTAGCCACCGAAGAAAAAAGAAAATTAAACGCCCGCTTTGTATTTATTGGGGCCGGTGGCGGTTCTTTGCCTTTGCTCGAAAAATCCGAAATTCCGGAAGGAAAAGGTTTTGGCGGTTTCCCGGTTAGTGGCCAGTGGTTAGTGTGTACTAACCCCGAAGTCATTAACCGGCACCAAGCCAAAGTTTACGGAAAAGCCGCGGTTGGTTCGCCGCCCATGTCGGTACCGCACCTGGATACCCGCATTATTAACGGCGAAAAAGCGTTGTTATTCGGCCCTTATGCCGGCTTTAGTACTAAATTTTTAAAACAAGGCTCTTACTTTGATTTGCCCTTATCCATTAAGGCCAATAACCTCCGCCCCATGATCATTGCGGGTTTTAAAAACATTCCGTTAACCCGCTACCTGATAAACCAGGTGCGCCAATCGCCGGAAGATCGCTTAGCTTCTTTACGGGAATTTGTGCCTCAGGCGCGCAAAGAAGACTGGAAACTCGAAACGGCCGGGCAACGGGTACAGGTAATTAAAAAAGACGCGAAACAAGGGGGCGTTCTGGAATTTGGTACCGAAGTAGTAAGTGCCGCTGATGGCTCTATAGCGGCTTTATTGGGTGCTTCGCCGGGAGCGTCAACTGCGGTCTCTATTATGTTAAGCTTATTGCAACGGTGTTTTCCGGAACGGTTTAATACCGAAAAAGCGCAAACGAAAATCAAGCAAATGATTCCTTCTTATGGCGAATCGCTGGACAAAGATGCCGCTTTATTGCAGGAAGTGCGTAACATGACCAGTGAAGTACTCGGCATTAAAGAAACCGAACCCGTACAAATCTAG
- a CDS encoding helix-turn-helix transcriptional regulator → MNRIDRLFGILTLLQSKKYVTAEKIADKFGISIRTVYRDVKALGEQGIPVSFEQNKGYFIVLGYFLPPVSFSCEEANALLLMESLVAGFADKSIQTHYSNALNKVKSVLRGPQKEKLEMLNNNIRFQFPPCIQNDYEYLSVLQNAISSKVMVQVDYKNNKSEVSKRNIEPIGLIFYAFSWHLIAWCHWRQEYRDFKVSRILKITPTDKPFEKLDHMDLNAYQKLLPVHY, encoded by the coding sequence ATGAACCGCATCGATCGCTTATTCGGAATTTTAACATTGTTGCAATCTAAAAAGTATGTAACCGCCGAGAAAATAGCCGATAAGTTCGGGATTAGTATTCGCACGGTTTACCGCGATGTGAAAGCTTTAGGAGAACAGGGGATTCCGGTAAGCTTTGAACAAAACAAAGGTTATTTTATTGTGCTGGGGTACTTTTTGCCTCCGGTTTCTTTTTCCTGCGAAGAGGCCAATGCTTTGCTGCTCATGGAAAGTTTGGTAGCGGGATTTGCCGATAAGTCAATTCAAACGCATTATTCCAACGCCCTAAATAAAGTTAAGTCGGTACTTCGGGGGCCGCAGAAGGAAAAGCTCGAAATGCTGAATAACAACATCCGGTTCCAATTTCCGCCTTGCATTCAAAACGATTATGAGTATTTATCGGTGCTGCAAAATGCCATATCGTCTAAAGTAATGGTACAGGTTGATTATAAAAACAACAAGAGCGAAGTGAGTAAACGGAACATCGAACCCATTGGCTTAATTTTTTACGCCTTCAGCTGGCACCTTATTGCCTGGTGCCACTGGCGGCAAGAATACCGCGACTTCAAAGTTTCCCGGATTTTAAAAATTACTCCCACCGACAAGCCATTCGAAAAACTCGACCATATGGATTTAAATGCTTACCAAAAGTTGCTGCCGGTTCATTACTGA
- a CDS encoding helix-turn-helix transcriptional regulator, with amino-acid sequence MKIAALHVQPFLEYAQIRGVWLPPELKPVLKITPTDVLLISEPEFYGALKWIQQELPDDLWGIKTGNFVALKLLGLIYRISLQVTTLAEAFHYLQSYLQSTLPLVTTTTRITEEQITISVDIANKEKTINRIILENVLTIISREIGMMATQEVAFALTSPFWHAGYPKGWENGENFSIAFELILLKAAIKQRPAEKLEILVPEYIKLIEKIKAAEDSFANQVKILILSMSDPHLPDITAVSDALYLTPRSLQRRLERENSSFRLLQLDLKKQICSFLLQHQAYSVASMAYLLGYAEPAAFIHSFKKWFGDSPARIRKSYSNINA; translated from the coding sequence ATGAAAATAGCTGCCTTGCATGTACAGCCCTTTTTGGAATACGCGCAAATACGGGGAGTATGGCTACCCCCGGAGCTTAAACCAGTATTGAAAATCACCCCCACCGACGTTTTACTAATATCGGAGCCGGAATTTTATGGTGCCTTAAAATGGATACAGCAAGAGCTGCCAGATGATTTGTGGGGCATAAAGACCGGAAATTTTGTGGCTTTAAAACTACTGGGATTGATTTATCGGATTTCGTTGCAGGTAACTACCCTCGCCGAAGCGTTCCATTATCTGCAATCCTACTTGCAAAGTACCTTGCCTCTGGTAACTACCACTACCCGCATAACTGAAGAACAGATTACCATTTCCGTGGATATTGCCAACAAGGAGAAAACAATAAACCGAATTATCCTGGAAAATGTATTAACCATTATCTCCCGCGAAATAGGAATGATGGCCACGCAGGAAGTAGCCTTTGCTTTAACCTCGCCGTTCTGGCACGCAGGGTATCCGAAAGGGTGGGAAAACGGCGAAAATTTTAGCATTGCTTTTGAACTCATCCTTTTAAAGGCCGCCATCAAACAACGCCCTGCCGAAAAGCTGGAAATCCTGGTTCCGGAATACATTAAGTTGATTGAAAAAATAAAAGCCGCGGAGGACAGTTTTGCAAACCAGGTAAAGATATTAATCTTGTCGATGTCGGACCCGCACTTACCGGATATTACGGCGGTGTCGGACGCCTTGTATTTAACGCCCCGTTCCTTGCAGCGCCGCCTGGAACGCGAAAACAGCAGTTTCCGACTGCTCCAGTTGGATTTAAAAAAACAAATCTGTTCTTTTTTATTGCAACACCAAGCGTATTCTGTAGCCAGCATGGCTTACCTCTTAGGGTACGCCGAACCCGCCGCGTTTATTCATTCTTTTAAAAAATGGTTCGGCGATTCGCCTGCCAGAATCCGGAAGAGCTACTCCAATATAAATGCATGA